The following are encoded in a window of Fretibacter rubidus genomic DNA:
- the mnmD gene encoding tRNA (5-methylaminomethyl-2-thiouridine)(34)-methyltransferase MnmD: MTSKAPKNEPLTLCLAPDLDWSRTGVPASDGFGDIYFSVDGGLDETRAVYLSACGLPQRWETPKNCFTICELGFGTGLNFLATWQLWTQGPRQTKQLHFVSIEKYPLSKSQLTRALSHWPELKDLSTQLIAAWPDRVKGIHRLHFGDVTLTLIHDDVSAALDSVNMQADAWYLDGFSPARNPDMWSDDILARIGSLSADGARVGTFTAAGAVRQGLSAAGFNVRKVDGFGRKRHRIEAVMDKVPVPAPQIDTPIIIGAGIAGASLARSFLLRGIVPLVIDAGDDTAASGNPAAIVKPRLDRQDRADSRFFLSSYLYAMQAYEVTDGVLSRGVYHIPKSADERARFEDLALQSPLPDHHMTWVQSHGLKEKTPALYFPKAMIIDPSLVCEAFLLGAKRVTASVAKIKKQGDVWSVLDDGGAVIATGRHVIFAIGAGVRDMAMFDDVGLRFSRGQLTWVDGGDVDEAITYGGYGIGHDGATLLGATHDRLDGDSVYAPRSADDKKNIMSYENITGQKLVQSPRPSRVSVRVNSPQTWPIILHGETGITALTGLGSRGFVFAPLLGEAIVSELCGEPSAIETGLFSRDLSP; this comes from the coding sequence ATGACGTCCAAAGCGCCCAAAAATGAACCGTTGACGCTCTGCCTTGCGCCTGATTTGGATTGGTCCCGTACGGGTGTGCCGGCCTCTGACGGTTTTGGTGATATTTATTTCAGCGTTGACGGCGGCCTTGACGAGACGCGGGCAGTTTACTTGTCGGCGTGTGGCCTGCCGCAGCGTTGGGAGACCCCCAAAAACTGCTTCACGATTTGTGAGTTGGGTTTTGGGACGGGGCTTAATTTTCTAGCGACGTGGCAATTATGGACACAGGGTCCGCGTCAAACCAAACAGCTGCATTTTGTCTCTATAGAGAAATACCCGCTGTCGAAATCACAGTTGACGCGCGCGCTGTCACATTGGCCTGAATTAAAAGACTTATCCACGCAATTGATCGCCGCGTGGCCCGACCGTGTGAAAGGTATTCACCGTCTACATTTTGGCGATGTCACGTTGACGCTTATTCATGATGACGTCAGCGCAGCGTTGGATAGCGTCAATATGCAGGCTGATGCATGGTATCTGGACGGGTTCAGCCCAGCCCGAAATCCCGATATGTGGTCAGACGATATTCTGGCCCGTATAGGCTCCTTATCAGCGGACGGGGCGAGGGTCGGGACATTCACCGCCGCCGGGGCGGTGCGCCAAGGCTTGAGCGCGGCTGGCTTTAACGTGCGTAAAGTCGACGGCTTTGGCCGTAAACGCCACAGGATAGAAGCCGTGATGGATAAAGTGCCTGTCCCCGCACCACAGATTGACACGCCCATCATTATTGGTGCGGGTATTGCTGGGGCGTCACTGGCGCGGAGCTTTTTACTGCGCGGCATTGTACCATTGGTAATTGACGCGGGTGACGATACAGCCGCCAGCGGTAATCCTGCCGCCATTGTCAAACCGCGTCTTGACCGCCAAGACCGTGCAGATAGCCGTTTTTTCCTATCAAGCTACCTCTATGCCATGCAGGCCTATGAGGTGACGGATGGTGTCTTGTCACGTGGGGTTTATCACATTCCAAAATCAGCGGATGAACGCGCGCGCTTTGAAGATTTAGCCCTTCAATCGCCTTTGCCTGATCATCATATGACGTGGGTGCAATCTCACGGCCTAAAAGAGAAAACGCCTGCGCTGTATTTCCCTAAGGCGATGATTATTGATCCAAGCCTTGTTTGCGAGGCGTTTCTACTGGGCGCAAAGCGTGTCACGGCGAGTGTCGCCAAGATAAAAAAACAGGGTGATGTCTGGTCGGTGCTTGATGACGGGGGGGCAGTGATAGCCACGGGTCGTCACGTTATTTTCGCTATCGGGGCTGGGGTTCGCGATATGGCCATGTTTGATGATGTTGGACTGCGCTTTAGTCGGGGGCAACTAACATGGGTTGACGGGGGCGATGTCGACGAGGCTATCACTTACGGCGGATACGGGATTGGTCATGACGGGGCAACGCTACTGGGGGCAACCCATGACCGTCTTGACGGCGACAGCGTCTATGCTCCTCGGTCGGCGGATGATAAAAAAAATATAATGAGCTATGAAAATATTACGGGGCAAAAGCTGGTGCAAAGCCCCCGTCCATCACGTGTCAGTGTGCGGGTCAATAGTCCGCAAACCTGGCCTATCATCCTACACGGCGAAACGGGTATCACAGCCCTCACGGGGCTGGGCTCTCGTGGTTTTGTTTTTGCGCCACTCCTCGGCGAAGCGATTGTCAGTGAGCTCTGCGGTGAGCCTTCAGCGATAGAGACAGGCTTGTTTTCGCGCGATTTATCACCTTAA
- a CDS encoding TorF family putative porin produces the protein MTHKTKLSAISAVAILTALSAPMTASAQDAEFSAGIDYVTEYVFRGVSLADQAFQPYGEVSVGNFTAGVWASLSEGDGTDIAGDEVDLYASYSFALSDTVSLDAGITYYHYPQGGGLFETDGGGAGTYEVSLAAGFDAPFSPSLAAYYDLTIEAFTVEGGISHSVPMTDMFSLDLGANAGLVDGDGFSYEYASASASLSYALSESTSAYVGGNFVLSSEDSLNFDKLLAGGGKGDMAWFGVGLSTGF, from the coding sequence ATGACACATAAAACCAAACTTTCAGCTATCAGCGCGGTGGCTATCCTCACGGCCTTAAGTGCCCCTATGACCGCCAGCGCCCAAGACGCTGAATTTTCAGCCGGCATTGATTATGTCACTGAATATGTGTTTCGCGGTGTCAGCCTAGCCGACCAAGCGTTTCAGCCCTACGGCGAAGTGTCAGTTGGTAATTTCACAGCAGGTGTTTGGGCGTCTTTATCCGAAGGTGACGGCACAGACATCGCCGGGGACGAAGTTGACCTTTATGCGAGCTATAGCTTTGCGCTCTCTGATACTGTGTCACTAGATGCGGGTATTACCTATTACCACTACCCACAAGGCGGCGGATTGTTTGAAACAGACGGAGGCGGCGCAGGCACATATGAAGTCTCACTTGCAGCTGGTTTTGACGCGCCGTTCTCCCCATCGCTAGCAGCTTATTATGATTTAACAATTGAAGCCTTTACCGTTGAAGGCGGTATTTCGCATAGCGTGCCGATGACAGATATGTTCAGCCTTGATCTAGGCGCGAACGCAGGTCTCGTGGACGGTGACGGCTTTAGCTACGAATATGCCAGCGCATCTGCGAGCCTCTCTTATGCGCTTAGCGAGTCAACCTCAGCCTATGTCGGCGGCAACTTTGTCTTAAGCTCAGAAGATTCGCTTAATTTTGACAAGCTACTCGCTGGTGGTGGTAAAGGCGATATGGCTTGGTTTGGCGTCGGGCTATCCACTGGATTTTAA
- a CDS encoding acetyl-CoA carboxylase carboxyltransferase subunit alpha: protein MSTARTYLDFERPVAALDNQLEDLLASPSGASEAEIAALREKSDAELTAIYKKIGPWEKTQVARHPARPHFSEYCKSLVSHYTPLAGDRKFGDDDALLGGLGKIRGQSVVVMGHEKGTDTQSRLHHNFGMANPEGYRKAVRLMQMAERFQIPVVSFVDTAGAFPGRGAEERGQAEAIARAIDAGLALRVPFISVITGEGGSGGAVAIATADSVMMLEHSIYSVISPEGCASILWRDGARAQDAAKAMKITAQDLKGLGVIDKIIKEPVGGAHRDPQKTVKTVGAAIVKEIESLSALDGDALIKRRRDKFLNIGRSLLS, encoded by the coding sequence ATGAGCACAGCCCGTACCTATCTCGATTTTGAACGCCCTGTGGCCGCGCTAGATAATCAGCTTGAAGACCTCCTCGCCTCGCCGAGCGGCGCGTCAGAGGCTGAAATTGCAGCCTTGCGCGAAAAATCTGATGCGGAGCTAACCGCGATTTATAAAAAAATTGGGCCATGGGAAAAAACACAAGTGGCCCGTCATCCCGCGCGGCCGCATTTTAGTGAATATTGCAAAAGCCTTGTCTCGCATTACACACCGCTGGCGGGTGACCGTAAATTTGGGGATGATGACGCGCTTCTTGGCGGGCTTGGCAAAATTCGCGGACAAAGCGTTGTTGTCATGGGGCATGAAAAAGGCACAGATACGCAATCGCGCTTGCATCATAATTTCGGCATGGCCAATCCCGAAGGTTACCGCAAAGCGGTGCGCCTGATGCAAATGGCGGAACGTTTTCAAATTCCTGTCGTGTCATTTGTTGATACGGCTGGGGCTTTTCCGGGACGCGGGGCTGAAGAACGCGGCCAAGCCGAAGCCATTGCGCGCGCGATTGATGCAGGGCTAGCGCTGCGTGTACCGTTTATATCCGTCATCACAGGCGAAGGCGGCTCTGGCGGCGCGGTTGCTATTGCGACAGCGGACAGCGTGATGATGCTAGAACATTCGATTTACTCGGTCATTTCACCCGAAGGCTGCGCGTCTATTTTGTGGCGGGACGGCGCGCGCGCACAAGATGCGGCAAAAGCTATGAAAATCACGGCCCAAGACCTAAAAGGTCTTGGTGTGATTGATAAGATTATTAAAGAGCCCGTGGGCGGTGCGCATCGTGATCCGCAAAAAACGGTCAAGACCGTGGGGGCCGCGATTGTCAAAGAGATTGAATCACTTTCTGCGCTTGATGGTGACGCGTTGATTAAACGGCGCCGGGATAAGTTTCTCAATATTGGCCGCAGCTTACTATCGTAA
- a CDS encoding M16 family metallopeptidase produces MKNYLWVVIITALLWVAGCSQGPNSDVLGTPFDPAVSVWPHDDSDVPQDPDVTYGVLPNGMRYALQANGRPENEASLRMIIRAGAKHETDTTLGAAHYLEHMAFNGTENVPEGEMIKSLERMGLAFGADTNASTSHNRTDYRLSLPEVDDETVDYALFLMREVADKMLIEPDAVERERGIIKAERATRQSPASDAAEAYQKFTQPDALYNARPVAGTIETLDAITADDLRAFYEAYYRPERTFLVMVGDFDVAAMEAKIKAQFEDWDNTSPNPAEPEPGLSQTDGRAAAVYINPEITANIRLYAATAPMPSGDNSASRRAATVRSMANNIVRLRFNKKLQEAGRPVLSAGLSAGPGKDISSAFASATIKDGDWQTAIAVLDSEIRTALKYGFQQEELDELIANSERGLTDSVNYAAKRRSASLLSGIAGAFSGGNVRTTPAYQKEFFDAIVPTITLDEVHGAFKQMWSDFPHRIWLQGPEFEDVSETDILAAFETARNTEIEPPAQRQKLDFAYQDFGAAGTITARDRVEDLDIERIVFDNNVRLNLKKTDFEDGWIRMQVTVGEGWNAFPADKPALTSLAGSIASGGYEAHAVSELSEIFAGKNIGLNLSIGSERLSMSGSTNADDVLYQLRAWTALLTNPGYRPEWREKFIESINASFHTIDSTPSGVASRDLSRIWNDGNIRYGLRPKDEYMALSLDDVREVMEPLMTRGAIEIGIVGDFETDAMIDFVAQTFGALPERNDRFDPLSDAFKTRFPDPARVRLTHTGKIDQGAIYMGWPMVEDWSLKRSREYAVLSTILTNRMTDVVREELGLAYSPGGGVSFSQLSPGYGYASATITADPQYFEAFEAAVKTIAAELRSGDITQDELNRAVKPILESIQGAERENGAWLGIVTRAQTEEHKLDWRRGREAAFKAMTVDDLNAAAKTLFDPSGLHVIEIRSDKEG; encoded by the coding sequence ATGAAAAATTATCTTTGGGTTGTCATCATTACGGCTTTGCTTTGGGTCGCGGGGTGTTCCCAAGGCCCAAACTCTGATGTCCTTGGGACGCCCTTTGATCCCGCTGTCAGTGTCTGGCCCCATGATGATAGCGACGTGCCCCAAGACCCTGATGTCACCTACGGCGTGTTACCCAATGGTATGCGTTACGCGCTGCAAGCGAACGGGCGACCCGAGAATGAAGCGTCTTTGCGTATGATTATTCGTGCAGGCGCAAAACACGAAACGGATACCACATTAGGTGCAGCGCATTACCTGGAACATATGGCCTTTAACGGGACAGAAAATGTGCCCGAAGGTGAAATGATAAAATCGCTAGAACGTATGGGTCTGGCCTTTGGCGCTGATACCAATGCCAGTACATCGCATAACCGCACTGATTACCGTCTAAGCCTGCCCGAAGTTGACGACGAAACCGTCGATTACGCCCTGTTTTTAATGCGTGAAGTCGCCGATAAAATGCTGATAGAGCCAGACGCGGTGGAGCGCGAACGCGGTATTATCAAAGCTGAACGCGCCACACGCCAAAGCCCGGCAAGTGACGCGGCGGAAGCTTATCAAAAATTCACCCAGCCTGATGCGCTTTATAATGCCCGTCCTGTCGCTGGCACAATTGAGACATTAGACGCCATAACGGCGGATGATTTACGCGCCTTTTATGAAGCCTATTACCGTCCAGAGCGCACATTTTTGGTCATGGTCGGAGATTTTGATGTGGCTGCGATGGAGGCCAAGATTAAGGCCCAGTTTGAGGATTGGGATAACACCTCGCCCAATCCAGCCGAGCCAGAACCGGGGCTATCTCAAACAGACGGCCGAGCGGCAGCAGTCTATATCAACCCTGAAATAACCGCCAATATTAGGCTTTATGCTGCAACTGCCCCCATGCCAAGCGGGGATAATTCCGCCTCACGCCGCGCGGCGACTGTGCGGTCTATGGCCAATAACATTGTGCGTTTGCGGTTTAATAAAAAACTGCAAGAGGCAGGCCGCCCCGTGCTGAGCGCGGGCTTATCCGCCGGACCTGGCAAAGACATTAGCAGCGCCTTTGCCTCGGCCACAATTAAAGACGGTGACTGGCAAACCGCAATTGCCGTGCTGGATAGTGAAATCCGTACCGCCCTTAAATACGGTTTTCAGCAAGAAGAACTAGACGAACTTATCGCCAATTCAGAGCGAGGCTTAACGGATTCTGTCAATTATGCCGCCAAACGCCGCTCGGCGAGTTTACTGTCGGGTATTGCAGGCGCCTTTAGTGGTGGTAACGTGCGCACCACCCCCGCCTATCAAAAAGAGTTTTTTGACGCAATTGTCCCGACCATCACCTTGGATGAAGTTCACGGCGCCTTTAAGCAAATGTGGTCTGATTTCCCGCACCGCATTTGGTTGCAAGGCCCAGAGTTTGAAGACGTATCTGAAACCGATATATTAGCGGCCTTTGAGACCGCGCGTAACACGGAAATAGAGCCGCCCGCACAACGTCAAAAGCTTGATTTCGCCTATCAGGATTTTGGCGCAGCTGGGACAATCACCGCCCGCGACAGGGTTGAAGATTTAGACATTGAGCGCATTGTTTTCGATAATAATGTGCGTTTGAATTTGAAAAAGACTGACTTTGAAGATGGCTGGATACGCATGCAGGTCACGGTCGGCGAAGGTTGGAATGCCTTTCCTGCTGATAAACCTGCCCTGACCTCGCTGGCGGGCTCTATCGCGTCAGGGGGTTACGAAGCCCATGCGGTCAGCGAATTATCAGAGATTTTTGCCGGTAAAAATATTGGACTAAACTTGTCAATTGGCTCTGAACGGCTGTCAATGAGCGGCTCGACCAATGCGGATGATGTACTATATCAACTCCGTGCGTGGACGGCGCTTTTGACCAACCCCGGCTACCGCCCCGAATGGCGCGAAAAGTTTATAGAGAGTATTAACGCCAGTTTCCATACCATTGATAGCACCCCATCAGGTGTCGCTAGCCGCGATTTGTCGCGCATTTGGAATGACGGCAATATCCGCTATGGCCTGAGACCCAAAGATGAATATATGGCGCTGAGTTTGGATGATGTCCGCGAGGTGATGGAGCCGTTGATGACACGCGGCGCAATAGAGATTGGTATTGTCGGCGATTTTGAAACAGACGCCATGATTGATTTTGTTGCGCAGACTTTTGGCGCGCTGCCTGAGCGTAATGATCGGTTTGACCCGCTGTCTGATGCGTTCAAAACGCGCTTCCCTGATCCTGCACGGGTGCGATTGACCCATACGGGCAAGATTGACCAAGGTGCAATTTATATGGGTTGGCCCATGGTTGAGGACTGGTCACTAAAACGCTCTCGCGAATATGCGGTGTTATCGACCATTCTTACGAACCGTATGACAGACGTAGTCCGTGAAGAATTGGGGCTGGCTTATTCCCCTGGCGGAGGAGTTAGCTTTTCGCAATTATCCCCTGGCTACGGCTATGCGTCAGCCACAATAACCGCAGACCCGCAATATTTCGAGGCGTTCGAAGCGGCGGTGAAAACTATCGCAGCAGAGCTTCGTAGCGGAGACATAACGCAGGACGAACTTAACCGTGCGGTAAAACCGATATTAGAAAGCATCCAAGGTGCAGAGCGTGAAAACGGCGCGTGGCTGGGCATTGTCACGCGCGCACAAACCGAGGAGCATAAATTGGATTGGCGGCGCGGGCGCGAGGCGGCCTTTAAAGCCATGACCGTGGACGACTTAAACGCAGCTGCCAAAACCCTGTTTGATCCTAGCGGATTACATGTCATAGAAATTCGCTCTGACAAAGAGGGTTAA
- a CDS encoding site-specific tyrosine recombinase XerD, with protein MPHPALDHNVLIDGFLEMMSAERAASDNTLLAYRRDLDDLVARLKSSRTDAIAASTGHLEGVLSSWAQDGLAASTAARKLSAVKQFYLYLQTDGLRDDNPAHMLRGPSQGRSLPKVLSEEDVDKLFDAMKGDETVKGLRLRAMMEILYAGGLRVSELVSLKKAAVLRRDDCLMIKGKGGRERLVPLTETARYAIDAWLHVRDQTLPDNPSTAAKAALFPSRGKLGHVSRERFAQLLKGLAIAAGLPPSKISPHVLRHAFATHLLANGADLRSVQMLLGHADISTTQIYTHVLDARLTALVQDHHPLAQKDKNKS; from the coding sequence GTGCCTCACCCTGCGCTTGATCATAATGTCTTGATTGACGGCTTTTTGGAAATGATGAGCGCCGAACGCGCCGCGTCAGACAACACGCTTCTCGCCTACCGCCGCGATTTGGATGACCTTGTGGCGCGCTTAAAATCATCGCGCACGGACGCTATCGCCGCTAGCACAGGTCATCTGGAAGGCGTGTTATCATCTTGGGCGCAGGACGGATTGGCAGCGTCCACGGCGGCGCGAAAGCTCTCTGCGGTCAAACAATTTTATCTCTATCTGCAGACTGATGGTCTGCGGGATGATAATCCTGCCCATATGTTGCGCGGCCCTTCCCAAGGGCGCAGCTTGCCAAAGGTCTTATCAGAAGAGGACGTCGATAAATTATTTGATGCCATGAAAGGTGATGAGACTGTGAAAGGCTTGCGCCTACGTGCGATGATGGAAATCCTCTATGCGGGCGGCTTGCGGGTCAGTGAATTAGTGTCTTTGAAAAAAGCGGCGGTGCTGCGCCGTGATGATTGTTTAATGATAAAAGGCAAAGGCGGGCGCGAACGGCTCGTTCCACTGACGGAAACGGCGCGTTACGCCATTGATGCATGGCTGCATGTGCGGGATCAAACTTTGCCGGATAATCCATCGACCGCCGCCAAGGCGGCGTTATTCCCGTCGCGCGGAAAATTGGGTCATGTTAGTCGCGAACGGTTCGCGCAGCTATTAAAGGGCTTAGCGATTGCCGCAGGTTTGCCGCCGTCTAAAATCTCGCCTCATGTGCTGCGTCATGCCTTTGCCACGCATCTTTTGGCCAATGGGGCGGATTTACGCAGCGTGCAAATGTTGCTGGGTCATGCCGATATTTCGACAACACAGATTTACACCCATGTTCTTGATGCGCGGTTGACCGCCCTTGTGCAAGACCATCATCCGCTGGCACAGAAAGATAAAAATAAGTCTTAA